The following coding sequences are from one uncultured Desulfobacter sp. window:
- a CDS encoding GNAT family N-acetyltransferase, with product MDAKKALQLTGRTCHYTMKTNDTYFNLRKATFDDIEFIFQLRIQTMKKDFDNTLGWHEGEQRRRAADEIQHAQVIMMNQTDIGVIKVIPRIKKLHLHQMQILPEYQGRGIGSKLVSQVLDCAKNKKIPVTLLVLKGAAAKRIYDRFGFSVINEYENNYMMRWQPKSLYENDVV from the coding sequence ATGGATGCTAAAAAAGCACTCCAACTGACTGGAAGAACATGTCATTATACGATGAAAACAAACGATACATATTTTAATTTAAGAAAAGCAACATTCGATGATATCGAATTCATCTTTCAGCTAAGAATTCAAACTATGAAAAAAGATTTTGATAACACTTTGGGTTGGCACGAAGGTGAGCAGCGGAGAAGAGCGGCCGATGAGATACAGCACGCTCAAGTAATAATGATGAATCAAACAGATATTGGCGTCATTAAGGTGATTCCCAGGATCAAAAAATTGCATTTACATCAAATGCAGATTTTACCAGAATATCAAGGACGAGGCATAGGATCTAAACTTGTCAGTCAGGTGCTTGATTGTGCGAAAAATAAGAAGATACCAGTAACGCTTTTGGTTTTAAAAGGTGCCGCAGCAAAACGCATTTATGATCGTTTTGGCTTTTCAGTAATAAATGAATATGAAAACAACTATATGATGCGTTGGCAACCTAAAAGTCTTTATGAAAATGATGTTGTATAA
- a CDS encoding TonB-dependent receptor, with translation MNSGKYLMIGVSILIYIGLNFCVPALGQESNNKEIQLESITVTADKREKDIQDVPGSVSALNDIQIDDAGINAIKDISDYVPNFEIYPIYGSNSYQSIRGQSNLVISSPAVGTYIDDVPNFGFSGVWTGLFNIERVEVLRGPQGNLYGMNSAGGVVNIITKKPGDILEATASAEYGNYNLRAFKAAVSGPIIKDKLFIGFTGAYQIRDSYIEEEGADTHEEEISSSRLQLRWTPSDKTDLLLSKNQDDYYCDFDSWVVPAYDTFKIKNRGLKEGDDATDNVYSLRIKHQASWADITSITAFIDNDKYTDAGKDYTSGGDNLKHRIMDLEDNRWIQEIRFTSVDKDNRFQWLLGGFYLNGTQDTYYNMQKDTGTAGAPTGIYSDDYTTSKLETNTFSLFGQADYSFIEKFTFTAGLRYDYDKKETDFYHNNKGVVAADYEESTTWSTFSPKAALNYRANESIMTYLSIARGYKAGGYATSTSMGDTPDLARYDPEYALSYEAGIKTNWLNKKIIANMSIFYTTVDDIQILYINPDGTFGLKNAAEATMWGIEIESILRPLIGLQIIGSLGILETEFKKHETIEYEGNNVPFAPRFNAALAIQYNSSWGGYIRVENTWYGKSYFDEENKYSQADYSVANARVGYEIGSININAYINNIFDETYYTIFNQGSGVEKAVTGTPLTYGVQATIRF, from the coding sequence ATGAATTCGGGCAAATACTTGATGATTGGAGTGTCAATTCTCATATATATAGGTTTAAATTTTTGCGTGCCTGCCCTTGGACAAGAAAGTAATAACAAAGAAATCCAACTGGAATCAATTACCGTAACAGCAGATAAAAGAGAAAAAGATATTCAGGATGTCCCTGGAAGCGTATCCGCATTGAATGACATTCAGATAGATGATGCCGGAATCAATGCAATAAAAGATATCTCCGATTATGTTCCGAATTTTGAAATATACCCAATATACGGTTCAAACAGTTATCAGAGCATAAGAGGACAGAGCAATCTTGTTATTTCTTCTCCGGCTGTAGGTACTTATATCGACGATGTGCCTAACTTTGGTTTTTCCGGTGTGTGGACCGGGCTTTTTAATATTGAGCGGGTTGAAGTGTTAAGAGGCCCCCAGGGGAATTTATATGGAATGAATTCTGCGGGAGGCGTTGTAAATATAATTACAAAAAAGCCTGGTGATATTTTGGAGGCAACAGCTTCAGCAGAATACGGAAACTATAATTTAAGAGCGTTTAAAGCAGCGGTAAGCGGCCCTATTATCAAAGATAAACTTTTTATTGGATTTACTGGAGCATATCAAATACGTGACAGCTATATTGAAGAAGAAGGAGCCGATACCCATGAAGAGGAAATCTCATCAAGCAGATTACAATTAAGATGGACCCCTTCCGATAAAACAGATCTCCTTTTAAGCAAAAACCAGGACGATTATTATTGCGATTTTGATTCATGGGTTGTACCGGCCTATGACACCTTTAAAATTAAAAACAGAGGCCTTAAAGAAGGGGATGATGCTACCGATAATGTTTATTCTTTAAGGATCAAACATCAGGCTTCCTGGGCTGATATTACATCCATCACCGCATTTATTGACAATGACAAGTACACCGATGCAGGCAAAGACTACACAAGCGGAGGAGACAATTTAAAGCATCGTATTATGGACTTGGAAGATAATAGATGGATTCAGGAAATTCGTTTTACCTCTGTGGACAAAGATAACCGTTTCCAGTGGCTGTTGGGTGGATTCTATCTTAATGGAACCCAAGATACATATTATAACATGCAAAAAGACACAGGAACTGCCGGTGCTCCCACAGGGATCTATTCAGACGATTATACCACAAGTAAACTTGAGACAAACACCTTTTCCCTTTTTGGCCAGGCAGATTACAGCTTTATTGAAAAGTTTACTTTTACTGCTGGTCTCAGGTACGATTATGATAAAAAGGAAACGGATTTTTACCACAATAACAAAGGCGTTGTCGCTGCTGATTATGAGGAGTCTACAACCTGGAGTACCTTTTCACCTAAAGCAGCTTTAAATTACAGGGCTAATGAGTCAATTATGACTTACCTTAGCATAGCAAGGGGATATAAAGCTGGCGGATACGCAACTTCCACCTCCATGGGGGACACTCCAGATTTAGCTCGGTATGATCCTGAATATGCTTTATCATATGAAGCTGGTATCAAAACAAACTGGTTGAATAAAAAAATTATTGCAAACATGAGCATATTTTATACAACAGTTGACGATATCCAGATCTTGTATATTAATCCCGACGGGACATTTGGTTTAAAGAATGCGGCTGAGGCAACAATGTGGGGGATTGAAATTGAATCAATTCTTCGGCCTTTAATTGGCCTTCAGATCATAGGATCTTTGGGCATTCTTGAAACAGAATTTAAAAAGCATGAAACCATAGAATATGAAGGGAATAACGTCCCATTTGCTCCCAGATTTAATGCAGCCCTTGCGATTCAATATAATTCTTCATGGGGAGGGTACATCAGGGTTGAAAATACATGGTATGGAAAAAGCTATTTTGACGAGGAAAACAAATACAGTCAGGCAGACTATTCGGTGGCAAATGCAAGGGTGGGATATGAGATCGGGTCTATCAATATCAATGCATATATAAACAATATTTTTGACGAAACATACTATACAATATTCAACCAGGGCAGCGGTGTAGAGAAAGCGGTAACGGGAACACCTCTTACTTATGGCGTCCAAGCGACAATAAGATTTTAA
- a CDS encoding site-specific integrase, whose amino-acid sequence MYTVFVLIHQDDSNIFKGGHHHENVAGNQEFSGVSRTQFKKNTIQNYRYFLAVFQKQFGRRDVSEVTSDEIMEFLVKITEGLKPSTKKLKYSLLKSLFNFVKNTAVPDLLNPCDSALLSKTFRVSKLPPWTILERDAVDEFIFKTESPRNRLMLELMARGGMRIGEVLKLKPQDVQDRKLHLPNPKSGRTSEVVFIPQKVADRLRDYIAAENFLDDERIFPLGYTRAREIVKSAGKKIGIDVKPHALRRHAATYASRSGVPIEIVSKIILRHSNLSTTQRYLGKISDTEAMYWIENIYR is encoded by the coding sequence TTGTATACTGTCTTTGTCCTGATCCATCAGGATGATTCCAACATTTTTAAAGGAGGGCATCATCATGAAAATGTCGCAGGCAATCAAGAATTTTCTGGCGTATCAAGAACTCAATTCAAAAAAAACACCATTCAAAATTATCGATACTTCCTGGCGGTCTTCCAAAAGCAATTCGGCAGACGGGATGTATCGGAAGTAACATCGGATGAAATCATGGAGTTTCTGGTCAAAATCACTGAAGGCCTGAAACCCTCAACCAAGAAACTCAAATATTCCCTTCTCAAAAGCCTCTTCAATTTTGTCAAAAATACTGCCGTTCCAGATCTTCTCAATCCATGTGACTCTGCTCTCCTATCAAAAACATTTCGAGTTTCCAAGTTGCCGCCATGGACAATCTTGGAACGAGATGCCGTTGATGAATTCATATTCAAAACGGAGAGCCCCAGAAACCGGCTGATGCTTGAATTGATGGCAAGGGGTGGAATGAGGATCGGTGAAGTTCTGAAATTGAAGCCTCAGGATGTCCAGGATCGAAAACTTCATTTGCCCAATCCCAAGAGTGGCCGTACCTCCGAAGTCGTTTTTATTCCCCAAAAGGTGGCAGACCGGCTGCGTGATTATATTGCCGCTGAAAATTTCCTGGATGATGAGCGTATTTTCCCTCTGGGGTATACCCGGGCCAGGGAGATCGTTAAAAGCGCCGGCAAAAAAATCGGAATTGATGTAAAGCCACATGCTCTCAGACGGCATGCAGCCACTTATGCCAGCCGATCAGGCGTCCCTATTGAAATCGTTTCAAAAATCATCCTTCGTCACTCAAACCTGTCCACCACCCAGAGGTATCTTGGAAAAATCAGCGACACCGAGGCCATGTATTGGATTGAGAATATTTACCGGTAA
- a CDS encoding antibiotic biosynthesis monooxygenase, which translates to MNKGIFMSLIAKTPKPPYYAVIFTSLRTEGDNGYGEMAAEMVELASKQAGFLGVESAREDIGITISYWTDLESIKSWKENIKPKSCTDILKGFQIQ; encoded by the coding sequence TTGAATAAAGGAATATTTATGAGTCTAATCGCCAAAACACCAAAGCCGCCCTACTATGCAGTTATCTTTACATCTCTCCGAACAGAAGGTGACAATGGTTATGGAGAAATGGCGGCGGAAATGGTTGAATTGGCATCAAAACAAGCAGGATTCCTTGGCGTTGAATCTGCAAGAGAGGATATTGGGATCACTATTTCTTACTGGACTGATTTAGAATCTATAAAAAGCTGGAAAGAAAATATAAAACCTAAAAGTTGCACTGATATTTTGAAAGGCTTTCAAATTCAATGA
- a CDS encoding DDE-type integrase/transposase/recombinase, which produces MPIPDPADLAVWRYGIISSLLHRNEEVETMEEALIRIAGVQYRRPDGQFVSFSPETLRKWFYRYRNGGLPALNDAQRKNTGTHHAVPRAISDRLFQLRQEHPRWTFARLIEQLVQDKVWDMQSPARSTLYRFARTCNLQRDPHLTVHDPARPFQYQFFGQMWTADFLHGPKIRVNSQKRKTYLHAIIDDATRYVVHAGFFTSEGTEGMMMALMATVRTHGKPRRFYTDNGACYASKHLKFVCANLGIHLIHTPPGQPRGRGKVERFFRTVRDQFLEGKNAPAHTLDGLNKAFSQWLSTYHRRIHSSLGMTPLQKRLGHQSACIPLPETIDIEPLFRMKRRCKVYLNNTVRLKKRSYEVADALPGQRLDIWFMPWNLDRIWYGPEMKPAKPIDPIQNAYRGR; this is translated from the coding sequence ATGCCAATACCTGACCCAGCCGATCTCGCTGTCTGGCGATACGGCATTATCAGCAGTCTTCTTCATCGAAATGAAGAGGTAGAGACCATGGAGGAGGCACTGATCAGAATTGCCGGAGTTCAGTATCGCCGGCCTGACGGTCAATTTGTGTCCTTTTCTCCGGAAACCTTAAGAAAATGGTTTTATCGTTATCGGAACGGCGGCCTGCCGGCGTTAAACGATGCCCAAAGGAAAAACACCGGCACCCACCATGCCGTACCCAGGGCGATCTCGGACCGATTGTTTCAACTGCGGCAGGAACATCCCAGATGGACTTTTGCCCGTTTGATCGAACAGCTGGTTCAGGATAAAGTCTGGGATATGCAGTCTCCGGCCCGTTCCACGCTTTATCGCTTTGCCCGGACATGCAACCTTCAACGAGATCCCCATTTGACGGTGCATGATCCGGCTCGGCCCTTTCAATATCAGTTCTTTGGTCAAATGTGGACTGCAGACTTTCTTCACGGCCCAAAGATCAGAGTGAACAGCCAAAAACGCAAAACCTATCTGCATGCCATTATTGACGATGCCACAAGATATGTGGTTCATGCCGGTTTTTTTACCAGTGAGGGCACCGAGGGAATGATGATGGCACTGATGGCCACCGTTCGAACCCATGGCAAACCGCGTCGGTTCTATACGGACAACGGGGCCTGTTACGCAAGCAAACATCTTAAATTTGTTTGTGCCAACCTGGGTATCCATCTGATCCATACGCCGCCGGGCCAACCCAGGGGAAGGGGTAAAGTGGAACGATTCTTCCGGACCGTCCGGGATCAGTTCCTTGAGGGCAAAAATGCCCCGGCCCATACTCTGGACGGGTTGAACAAGGCCTTTTCACAATGGCTGTCGACTTATCATCGGCGTATTCACAGCAGCCTGGGCATGACCCCTTTGCAGAAACGGCTTGGGCATCAAAGTGCCTGCATCCCTCTACCGGAAACGATTGATATCGAGCCTTTATTTAGAATGAAGCGCCGGTGCAAAGTTTACCTGAATAATACCGTCAGGCTTAAAAAGCGGTCCTATGAGGTGGCAGACGCCTTACCCGGCCAGCGCCTCGACATCTGGTTTATGCCATGGAACCTTGACCGAATCTGGTACGGACCGGAAATGAAACCGGCCAAACCAATTGATCCCATCCAAAACGCATATAGAGGGAGGTAA
- a CDS encoding transposase encodes MNTGKQLKFSNLRKTVSKRADEIVDKRQDGKTKHSMHDSCLSALAMMFFQDPSMLEFQKRLEEASQLNNLRTMFKVTTIPKDNQMRAILDDVPSEQLFPVFSDFFGLLQRGNHLNDYRFLEDGYIIPIDGTQYFRSESVNCPSCLVKKHRNGTVSYSHQSLCAAVVHPDKRQVFPLAPEPIKNTDGTKKQDCEINAGKRILQRIRTDHPKLKIVITADDLYSKKPFVDLLQKLKMSFILVAKPTDHTILFEQVLQKEEQDDVNQIEWKDKKGLIHKYEWINGLRLNGDTSAPVINFLEYSILKDQDKIIYTNSWVTDIEVNAGNVKKLVKAGRAKWKIENENFNTLKNQGYHAEHNFGHGENNLSFNFFLIILMAFSMHQIIELMDPLFKKARAKFSARKEFWNQLRCTIRIIIFRNWESLLQFIISPSTEIRAP; translated from the coding sequence TTGAACACTGGGAAACAACTCAAATTTTCAAACCTTAGAAAAACGGTTTCTAAACGGGCCGATGAGATTGTTGACAAACGCCAAGATGGGAAAACCAAACACTCCATGCATGATTCATGTCTGAGTGCCCTTGCTATGATGTTTTTTCAAGATCCTTCAATGCTTGAATTTCAAAAGCGCCTTGAAGAGGCATCACAATTGAACAATTTGCGGACAATGTTCAAGGTTACTACCATCCCAAAAGATAATCAAATGAGGGCTATCCTCGACGATGTACCTTCGGAGCAACTGTTTCCGGTTTTCTCAGACTTTTTCGGCTTGCTTCAACGAGGCAATCATTTAAACGATTATCGTTTTTTGGAAGATGGCTATATTATTCCGATTGACGGCACACAATATTTTCGATCCGAGAGCGTTAATTGCCCTTCATGCTTGGTGAAAAAACACCGCAATGGAACCGTCAGTTACTCACATCAATCTCTCTGTGCTGCTGTGGTTCATCCAGACAAGCGCCAGGTATTTCCATTAGCACCGGAACCCATAAAGAATACCGATGGCACCAAAAAGCAGGATTGTGAGATTAACGCCGGAAAACGGATACTGCAGCGCATTCGAACGGACCACCCAAAGCTGAAAATAGTCATCACCGCTGATGATCTATATTCCAAAAAACCATTCGTTGACCTTCTTCAAAAATTAAAAATGTCTTTTATTCTGGTGGCAAAGCCCACAGATCATACAATTTTATTCGAGCAGGTCCTGCAGAAAGAAGAACAGGATGACGTCAACCAGATCGAATGGAAAGACAAAAAAGGGCTGATCCATAAATACGAGTGGATCAATGGGCTTCGTTTAAATGGGGACACATCGGCACCGGTAATAAATTTCCTCGAGTACAGTATTCTCAAAGATCAGGATAAAATCATCTATACCAATAGCTGGGTGACGGATATTGAGGTGAACGCCGGCAATGTCAAAAAGCTTGTCAAGGCAGGCAGGGCCAAATGGAAAATTGAAAATGAAAATTTCAACACCTTGAAAAACCAAGGATATCATGCTGAGCACAATTTTGGGCATGGCGAAAATAATCTTTCATTTAATTTTTTCCTGATTATTCTAATGGCATTCTCCATGCATCAGATCATCGAATTAATGGACCCGCTTTTTAAGAAAGCAAGGGCCAAATTCAGTGCCCGAAAAGAATTCTGGAATCAACTACGCTGTACCATTCGGATTATCATTTTTAGAAACTGGGAATCATTGCTACAATTTATAATATCACCATCAACTGAAATTCGAGCACCCTGA
- a CDS encoding transposase → MKESIIRNQSSAKEKQQVRCCHCSSSLTIRNGTYPRNHPQDDTEIRVQRYLCKSPLCPWKSFSVLPESIMPVVRHTLEAICCCAAMVSAGMNQAQTARFFGCTRGVAKRLRIFSQKFMPWFSREKTVAEWGPDPPSFWPDFTRDVSQSFFPGRWVKLPSTQNIHC, encoded by the coding sequence ATGAAAGAAAGCATAATAAGAAATCAGTCATCTGCCAAGGAAAAACAACAGGTTCGTTGCTGCCATTGTTCGAGTTCTTTGACCATCCGTAACGGAACCTATCCGCGAAATCATCCCCAAGACGACACAGAAATAAGGGTTCAGCGCTATTTGTGCAAATCGCCCCTGTGTCCATGGAAAAGTTTTTCTGTTCTTCCTGAATCCATCATGCCGGTCGTCCGTCACACCCTTGAGGCGATATGCTGCTGCGCAGCCATGGTCAGTGCCGGAATGAACCAGGCACAGACGGCAAGATTCTTTGGGTGCACCCGGGGTGTTGCTAAACGGCTCAGGATCTTTTCTCAAAAATTCATGCCCTGGTTTTCCCGGGAAAAGACTGTTGCCGAATGGGGGCCGGATCCGCCCTCCTTCTGGCCGGACTTTACCAGGGATGTTTCCCAGAGTTTTTTCCCTGGAAGATGGGTTAAATTACCATCAACACAAAACATACATTGTTAA
- a CDS encoding AAA family ATPase — MQDTHTIEQAPMADFFGWKYHPFADTYEQRKLWLPKEDLRKLDTIKRLLHHGKSTALCGPSGTGKTTLIHALVSDLDRNAYLPVMLPYAGHPRNGLTRILAQTLGVDIKSRGMPLITRVQQHIESLSNQANSRHPVLIVDDAQRIESDSLWDLCSLLVQTSKQRSAASLILVGDDSLFRQLRLYAMAPIRSRLTGIMKINAMNEYETQHFIEIRLKNAQAPSDLFTKEAMDLIASSTRGNRRDVMNMATICLEEAYYHNEKNVTAELIYNSEWFNESE; from the coding sequence ATGCAAGACACCCATACCATAGAACAGGCGCCCATGGCCGATTTTTTTGGCTGGAAGTACCATCCCTTTGCCGACACCTATGAACAGCGCAAACTCTGGCTACCCAAAGAGGACCTGCGCAAACTCGATACCATAAAACGTTTGCTGCACCATGGCAAAAGCACCGCACTGTGCGGCCCTTCAGGGACCGGAAAAACCACCTTGATTCATGCATTGGTATCGGATCTGGATCGAAATGCATACCTCCCGGTTATGCTGCCCTATGCCGGTCATCCAAGAAACGGACTGACACGCATTCTTGCCCAGACCCTCGGGGTGGATATCAAAAGCCGGGGAATGCCTTTGATTACAAGGGTTCAGCAGCATATTGAATCCTTATCCAACCAGGCCAACTCACGTCATCCGGTGCTGATCGTCGATGATGCCCAGCGCATCGAATCCGACTCCCTCTGGGATCTTTGCTCTCTTCTGGTCCAAACCTCTAAACAGAGAAGCGCAGCCTCCCTTATCCTTGTCGGGGACGACTCTCTGTTCAGGCAACTTCGACTTTATGCAATGGCACCGATACGATCCCGGCTCACCGGCATTATGAAAATTAATGCCATGAACGAGTATGAAACCCAGCATTTTATCGAAATCCGTCTTAAAAATGCACAAGCTCCATCGGACCTGTTTACCAAAGAAGCAATGGATTTGATCGCAAGTTCCACCCGGGGAAACAGACGGGACGTAATGAATATGGCGACGATCTGTCTTGAGGAGGCCTATTATCACAATGAAAAAAATGTGACCGCCGAGCTCATTTACAACTCGGAATGGTTCAACGAATCTGAGTGA
- a CDS encoding AraC family transcriptional regulator, producing MMKTVTLTRQNCNEIRQNQSICKECKSFESFNEVPKYLGDGYSKTFTLLSGAVLYISNMKCLETYDSEINEQLPGLGFGFCLSGQNYVKIGGIKYDFSINGNQSAFYYLPKTKGVYQVVPDLRFISVGILMEPDSFCFLMEQEQHYQSKALRKLVEKSSWEPFRYVDVVTSSMKQIIKQMLLCPYHGLIRRFFFEAKAMELIFHKLNQIDTLTIEAKQNLSGNLKNRDKIHMAEQLLRSNMDKPPGLSELSRSVGLSRTQLLLDFKAIFNTSPYSHLRNMRLKKAKTILYEGETNITETAYLVGYSSASHFTKAFKEHFGITPSCYIRTLRS from the coding sequence ATGATGAAGACCGTTACTCTTACCAGACAAAACTGCAATGAAATCAGGCAAAATCAATCCATTTGCAAAGAATGCAAATCATTTGAATCTTTCAACGAAGTCCCTAAATACCTGGGCGATGGATATAGCAAAACATTCACTCTCCTTTCAGGTGCAGTCCTTTATATTTCAAATATGAAGTGCCTTGAAACCTATGATTCTGAAATAAACGAACAATTGCCGGGTCTGGGTTTTGGTTTTTGCCTTTCAGGACAAAACTATGTCAAAATAGGAGGTATAAAATATGATTTTTCCATCAATGGAAACCAAAGCGCTTTTTATTACCTTCCGAAAACGAAAGGAGTATATCAGGTTGTTCCTGACCTCCGTTTTATCAGTGTTGGCATTTTAATGGAGCCGGATTCCTTCTGCTTTCTCATGGAGCAAGAGCAGCATTACCAATCAAAGGCTTTAAGAAAGCTCGTTGAAAAGAGCTCATGGGAACCTTTTCGTTACGTTGATGTTGTCACATCTTCCATGAAACAAATCATCAAACAAATGTTGCTCTGTCCTTATCATGGGCTGATACGTCGTTTCTTTTTTGAAGCCAAAGCAATGGAACTTATTTTTCATAAGCTGAACCAAATAGATACTTTAACCATAGAAGCAAAACAAAATTTATCCGGTAACCTAAAAAACCGGGATAAAATTCACATGGCAGAACAGTTGTTGAGAAGCAATATGGATAAACCTCCCGGACTTTCCGAACTTTCCCGTTCAGTTGGCCTATCTAGGACACAATTGTTACTGGATTTTAAAGCAATTTTTAATACCTCCCCTTATAGTCATTTGCGAAATATGCGTCTTAAAAAAGCCAAAACCATTTTATATGAAGGCGAAACCAATATAACCGAGACGGCTTATCTTGTAGGATATTCAAGCGCCAGCCATTTTACAAAAGCATTTAAAGAACATTTTGGCATAACGCCGAGTTGTTATATCCGCACCTTACGCTCCTAA
- a CDS encoding GNAT family N-acetyltransferase, with protein MINIQIKNAAADNVDEITTLYLKSVHTHFKGTLPDEELAMWKYENESQRFMNQIAAKEMRIRILQSDNNEIIGFTRFGADPDNPGNGNLESIFVKDIYHNRKYGTLLFKDTQSELLAMGFNHMILWTPTKGIAHSFYQKLGGKKCGQKINEIHFDLTAYSWMLKKHSN; from the coding sequence ATGATCAATATTCAAATAAAAAATGCTGCCGCTGATAATGTTGACGAAATAACAACATTATATCTCAAATCCGTTCATACTCATTTTAAAGGAACTCTTCCAGATGAAGAATTGGCCATGTGGAAATATGAAAATGAAAGCCAGCGTTTTATGAACCAGATTGCCGCCAAAGAAATGAGAATTCGGATACTTCAATCTGATAATAATGAGATTATAGGATTTACCCGTTTTGGGGCTGATCCTGATAATCCGGGAAATGGTAATTTAGAGTCAATTTTTGTCAAGGATATATATCATAATAGAAAATATGGAACGCTATTGTTTAAGGATACGCAATCAGAATTGCTGGCTATGGGATTTAATCATATGATCCTCTGGACGCCCACTAAAGGAATTGCTCATAGTTTTTATCAAAAGCTTGGTGGCAAAAAATGCGGACAGAAAATTAATGAAATTCATTTTGACCTTACTGCATATTCATGGATGCTAAAAAAGCACTCCAACTGA
- a CDS encoding HD domain-containing protein: protein MKEVSNFIIELDALKLVTRRTYICGGKRLENSAEHSWHLALASWLIAKNMSRNYSIEKLLKLALIHDLGEIDSGDTFLYDKNRDLAANSERTCVNRLANEPGNSIDELSELWDEQETGNSPEAKFLKVVDRLLPFLHNITSDGQAWKDNNINKQQVLDAHNFIRSEEPEIYKWFLENLEQAVENKWLKNS, encoded by the coding sequence ATGAAAGAAGTCTCAAATTTCATTATAGAGCTTGATGCACTCAAGCTTGTAACTCGAAGAACATATATCTGTGGAGGTAAAAGGCTTGAAAATTCTGCTGAACATTCATGGCATTTAGCATTGGCAAGTTGGCTTATAGCAAAGAATATGAGTCGGAATTATTCCATTGAAAAATTACTCAAACTTGCTCTTATACATGACCTTGGTGAAATCGATTCTGGAGATACCTTTTTATATGATAAAAATCGCGATTTAGCCGCAAATAGTGAGAGGACATGTGTAAATCGGTTAGCAAATGAACCTGGAAACTCAATTGATGAACTATCAGAACTTTGGGATGAACAAGAAACTGGAAATTCACCCGAAGCAAAATTTTTAAAAGTTGTAGATCGATTATTACCATTTTTGCACAACATTACAAGTGATGGGCAAGCTTGGAAAGATAATAATATTAATAAACAACAAGTGTTAGACGCTCATAATTTTATTAGATCTGAGGAGCCAGAAATTTATAAATGGTTTTTAGAAAATTTAGAACAAGCAGTTGAAAATAAATGGTTAAAAAATTCTTAA
- a CDS encoding GNAT family N-acetyltransferase codes for MKLRKLELRHLRPEDEASFNNAIATFKNETPPFEFAFDFDESVPFADYINKLEDWALGKGLPDKFVPNTFLVGVVQGQVVGRLSIRHHLNDFLERIGGHIGYGIIKNYRRQGYGTEMLKQALPICSSLGIKKILITCDTDNLGSQRLIEKCGGVFENTTNDSQLKVQKRRYWVDIIK; via the coding sequence ATGAAACTACGCAAATTGGAATTAAGGCATTTACGCCCTGAAGATGAAGCATCTTTCAATAATGCTATTGCTACATTCAAAAATGAAACCCCGCCTTTTGAATTTGCCTTCGATTTTGATGAATCAGTTCCTTTCGCGGACTATATTAATAAACTTGAAGATTGGGCTTTAGGTAAAGGGTTACCTGATAAATTTGTTCCGAATACCTTCCTTGTCGGTGTTGTCCAAGGACAAGTTGTCGGACGGTTATCAATCAGGCATCATTTAAATGATTTCCTGGAGAGAATTGGCGGGCATATAGGTTATGGAATTATCAAAAATTATAGACGACAAGGTTACGGCACAGAAATGCTTAAACAAGCACTCCCAATTTGCTCCTCACTTGGAATCAAGAAAATATTGATAACGTGTGATACTGATAATTTGGGATCTCAAAGGTTAATAGAAAAATGTGGTGGCGTCTTTGAGAATACAACCAATGATTCTCAACTCAAGGTCCAAAAACGAAGGTATTGGGTTGATATAATCAAATAA